A portion of the Vreelandella subglaciescola genome contains these proteins:
- the pabC gene encoding aminodeoxychorismate lyase, whose translation MTSADQVPFDDRGLAYGDGVFETVLLRDGVPLLWPYHRARLLRGCRVLGLEPPDDAALAATWQAPASGLEVLKIILTRGSGGRGYALPESPAPRLLSRRTPFAPAASRWQGVDVCLCTLRLARQPALAGIKHLNRLENVLARQEWQRADIAEGLLADSDGNLVEATAMNVFWLADGVFRTPPLDACGVAGTLRAALLEQGVVGEAPLSVETLLDSELIEQLFVGNSVQGVWPVNTLTTPDGEPLRRFSPTSASPLQAAAHRLLGYVPLSGPSLSGEKR comes from the coding sequence ATGACGTCAGCGGATCAGGTGCCGTTTGATGATCGCGGTCTGGCCTATGGTGACGGCGTGTTCGAGACGGTGCTGCTGCGCGACGGCGTGCCTTTACTGTGGCCCTATCACCGCGCACGGCTGCTGCGTGGCTGCCGGGTGTTAGGGCTCGAGCCGCCCGATGATGCAGCCCTTGCCGCCACCTGGCAGGCACCGGCCAGCGGGCTTGAAGTGCTCAAGATTATCCTCACCCGGGGCAGCGGCGGGCGCGGTTACGCGCTGCCTGAAAGTCCCGCACCGCGCCTGCTGAGTCGGCGCACGCCCTTTGCGCCGGCTGCCTCGCGCTGGCAGGGGGTTGATGTCTGTCTGTGTACGCTGCGCCTGGCGCGCCAGCCGGCGTTGGCGGGCATCAAACACCTGAACCGGTTGGAAAACGTGCTGGCGCGACAGGAATGGCAGCGCGCGGATATCGCCGAAGGCCTGCTGGCCGATAGCGACGGAAATCTCGTCGAAGCCACGGCCATGAACGTATTCTGGCTGGCGGACGGCGTGTTCCGAACGCCGCCGCTGGATGCCTGCGGCGTGGCCGGTACGCTGCGCGCAGCACTGCTTGAGCAGGGCGTGGTGGGTGAGGCGCCATTAAGCGTTGAGACACTGCTGGACAGCGAGCTGATCGAGCAGCTGTTTGTGGGCAACTCGGTACAGGGCGTGTGGCCGGTCAATACGCTGACAACGCCTGACGGCGAGCCGCTGCGCCGGTTTTCACCGACCTCCGCGTCGCCACTTCAGGCCGCCGCGCATCGCCTGCTGGGCTATGTGCCTTTATCCGGGCCGTCTTTATCGGGAGAGAAACGCTAG
- a CDS encoding DNA polymerase III subunit delta', translated as MALTPSPRLSPPTPLPWHSELWDQLWRLEQSGRFPHALLFSGPHGVGKQKLAEALVARTLCAENSAMACGECHSCRMLAAGYHPDLLRISPEEGKRQIRIDPVREVNRFVSQTAQQSGYRVIVISPAEAMNVAASNALLKSLEEPGTQTLFLLLSDVPSRLLPTIRSRCQQWSLPSVAFADCRGWLVEALQGEDEARFWWQVAGGLPLLALELAAPEQRALRQQLHDCFEQLVRGAEPVSEAARLDRQAVDAILWYGIAWLEDLIGFGLAGDGRTLKNPDLVPLYRQAVKNARVQDWFRLLDYAREQRRLLAVGANPNPQLVLEAWLVRWSALLRS; from the coding sequence ATGGCGCTAACACCATCGCCGCGCTTATCGCCCCCTACGCCGTTGCCCTGGCACAGCGAGCTCTGGGATCAGCTTTGGCGCCTTGAGCAGAGCGGTCGGTTTCCTCACGCGCTGCTGTTCAGTGGCCCCCACGGCGTTGGCAAGCAGAAGCTGGCCGAGGCGCTGGTGGCGCGTACCCTGTGCGCCGAAAACAGCGCGATGGCCTGCGGTGAGTGCCACAGCTGCCGAATGCTGGCGGCGGGGTATCATCCCGATTTGCTGCGTATTTCGCCGGAAGAAGGCAAGCGGCAAATTCGTATCGACCCGGTGCGCGAGGTCAATCGTTTTGTCAGCCAGACGGCCCAGCAAAGCGGCTATCGCGTGATCGTCATTTCACCGGCTGAAGCGATGAACGTGGCGGCCAGCAATGCGCTGTTGAAAAGCCTGGAAGAGCCGGGCACACAGACGCTATTTTTGCTGTTGTCCGACGTACCTTCACGCTTACTGCCGACGATTCGTTCGCGCTGCCAGCAGTGGTCGCTGCCCTCCGTGGCCTTTGCCGACTGCCGCGGCTGGCTGGTGGAAGCGCTGCAGGGCGAAGATGAAGCGCGCTTCTGGTGGCAGGTAGCTGGCGGGCTACCGCTGCTGGCGCTTGAGCTTGCCGCCCCCGAACAACGCGCGCTGCGCCAGCAGCTGCACGACTGTTTTGAGCAGCTGGTGCGCGGCGCCGAGCCGGTCTCTGAAGCGGCGCGGCTTGACCGCCAAGCGGTAGATGCCATCCTGTGGTACGGTATCGCCTGGCTGGAAGACCTGATTGGCTTTGGCCTTGCCGGTGACGGCCGTACGCTCAAAAATCCCGACCTGGTGCCGCTTTATCGTCAGGCGGTCAAAAATGCCCGCGTACAGGATTGGTTCCGGCTTTTGGACTACGCGCGCGAGCAGCGTCGCCTGCTTGCCGTAGGCGCCAACCCCAATCCGCAGCTGGTGCTGGAAGCCTGGCTGGTGCGCTGGTCGGCGCTGTTGCGCTCTTGA
- the fabF gene encoding beta-ketoacyl-ACP synthase II: MARKRVVVTGLGLVTPVGNTVDQSWASIVAGKSGIAPLEHFDTSGFNTRFGGSIKDFDISAYLNPKDARKMDLFIQYGMAAGAQAVADSGIECRDDNAERIGVAIGSGIGGLPMIEHNHKALEKSGPRRISPFFVPGSIINMISGNMAIQHGFKGPNIAITTACTTGTHNIGYSARTIAYGDADVMVCGGAEMATTPLGLGGFSAARALSTRNDDPEAASRPWDADRDGFVLSDGAGVLVLEEYEHARARGANIYAELGGFGMSDDAFHMTSPPEDGSGAAQSMRNAIKDADLAPADVDYINAHGTSTAAGDLAESRAIERVMGEASANVAVSSTKSMIGHLLGAAGAVEAVFSVLAIRDQVAPPTINLDNPQEGCRLDYVPHTARDMRIDVALSNSFGFGGTNGSLLFKKI; this comes from the coding sequence ATGGCACGAAAAAGGGTAGTGGTAACCGGGTTAGGCCTGGTGACCCCGGTCGGGAATACCGTCGATCAATCATGGGCCAGCATTGTCGCCGGTAAAAGCGGCATCGCCCCACTTGAGCACTTTGACACCAGCGGCTTTAACACGCGCTTTGGTGGGTCGATAAAAGATTTTGATATTTCGGCTTATCTGAATCCCAAAGATGCGCGCAAGATGGATCTGTTCATCCAGTATGGTATGGCGGCCGGCGCCCAGGCCGTGGCAGATTCGGGCATTGAATGCCGTGATGACAACGCCGAGCGCATCGGCGTGGCGATTGGGTCGGGCATTGGCGGCCTGCCGATGATCGAGCACAACCACAAGGCGCTGGAAAAAAGCGGGCCGCGACGTATCTCGCCGTTTTTTGTGCCCGGCTCCATCATCAACATGATTTCCGGCAACATGGCGATTCAGCACGGCTTCAAAGGCCCCAATATCGCCATTACCACCGCCTGCACGACCGGCACACACAACATCGGCTACAGCGCGCGCACCATTGCCTACGGCGATGCTGACGTGATGGTCTGCGGCGGCGCCGAAATGGCCACCACGCCGCTGGGTCTGGGCGGCTTTTCGGCAGCGCGTGCGCTGTCCACCCGCAACGACGATCCCGAAGCGGCAAGCCGCCCGTGGGATGCCGACCGCGATGGCTTTGTGCTGTCTGACGGCGCCGGCGTGCTGGTGCTTGAAGAGTACGAACATGCCAGGGCGCGTGGTGCCAACATCTATGCCGAGCTTGGCGGTTTTGGCATGAGCGATGATGCGTTCCACATGACGTCACCGCCCGAAGACGGCAGCGGTGCGGCGCAGTCGATGCGCAACGCCATCAAGGATGCAGACCTTGCCCCCGCTGATGTGGATTACATCAACGCCCACGGCACCTCGACGGCCGCCGGTGATCTGGCCGAAAGCCGTGCGATTGAACGTGTAATGGGCGAGGCGTCCGCCAACGTGGCAGTCAGCTCGACCAAGTCCATGATCGGCCACTTGCTGGGAGCTGCCGGTGCGGTTGAAGCAGTATTCAGCGTGCTGGCGATTCGTGATCAGGTCGCACCGCCGACGATCAACCTGGATAACCCCCAGGAAGGTTGCCGGCTCGACTACGTGCCGCACACGGCGCGCGATATGCGTATTGACGTGGCGCTGTCCAACTCCTTCGGTTTTGGCGGTACCAACGGCTCCTTGCTGTTTAAAAAGATCTGA
- the acpP gene encoding acyl carrier protein produces MSTIEERVKKVVAERLNVKEEDIQSSSSFTEDLGADSLDTVELVMALEEEFDTEIPDEEAEKITTVKEAVDYVNAHQ; encoded by the coding sequence ATGAGCACTATTGAAGAGCGCGTAAAGAAGGTTGTGGCCGAGCGTCTGAATGTTAAAGAAGAAGACATCCAGAGCAGTTCTTCTTTTACCGAAGATCTGGGTGCTGATTCGCTTGACACCGTTGAGCTGGTCATGGCGCTGGAAGAGGAATTTGATACCGAAATTCCCGACGAAGAAGCCGAGAAGATCACCACGGTTAAAGAAGCTGTCGACTACGTAAACGCCCACCAGTAA
- a CDS encoding DUF1285 domain-containing protein gives MNLDHLLQHSETAATIPPVDQWQPPFCGDMPLTIKADGSWWHEGAPFKRPELVRLLASLLRHDPEGVCLVTPTERVRIEVEDCPLMIVAAHQIGGDWRLTTQHGDELTLDVDHPLTMTRTPGGDEAPEVPVRFGLAARLSRNVYYQLVDAASLREGEGHTDVGVESAGVWHVLGTLNDVEASESPWN, from the coding sequence ATGAACCTTGATCATTTGCTACAGCACAGCGAAACGGCGGCCACCATTCCGCCGGTTGATCAGTGGCAGCCGCCTTTTTGTGGCGACATGCCGCTGACCATCAAGGCCGACGGCAGCTGGTGGCACGAAGGCGCGCCGTTTAAGCGTCCCGAGCTTGTCCGGCTGCTGGCCAGTCTCCTGCGTCATGACCCTGAAGGCGTTTGTCTGGTCACGCCCACCGAGCGCGTTCGCATTGAGGTGGAAGACTGCCCGCTGATGATTGTTGCCGCGCATCAAATTGGCGGTGATTGGCGGCTGACCACGCAGCACGGCGACGAGCTGACGCTTGACGTTGACCATCCGCTCACCATGACGCGTACGCCAGGCGGTGATGAAGCGCCCGAAGTACCGGTGCGCTTTGGCCTTGCCGCGCGGCTGAGTCGCAACGTCTATTATCAGCTGGTTGACGCGGCGAGCCTGCGCGAGGGTGAAGGCCATACCGACGTCGGGGTGGAAAGCGCCGGTGTCTGGCACGTGCTGGGCACGCTGAACGACGTTGAGGCAAGCGAGTCGCCGTGGAACTGA
- the tmk gene encoding dTMP kinase, giving the protein MIQRGRLITLEGGEGVGKSSNVAFVTAWLEARGLEVVSTREPGGTPRAEAIRALLLDPAPAEPLSVDAELLLMFAARAQHLAEKILPALARGAWVVCDRFTDATYAYQGGGRGLDAERIAILERFVQKGMTPDLTLLLDMPVEAASRRVSSRLDDLGGERDRFEREQRGFFTAVRDGYLTRAAAEPERFALIDAAQSLSAVQAQLEITLDQRTALWR; this is encoded by the coding sequence ATGATCCAGCGCGGGCGCTTGATTACCCTGGAAGGCGGGGAAGGAGTGGGCAAATCCTCCAACGTGGCGTTTGTGACCGCCTGGCTTGAAGCCCGGGGCTTAGAGGTAGTGAGCACTCGGGAGCCGGGCGGCACGCCGCGCGCCGAGGCGATTCGCGCGCTGCTGCTGGATCCCGCCCCCGCTGAGCCGTTGAGCGTGGACGCCGAATTGTTGCTGATGTTTGCCGCCCGGGCCCAGCACCTGGCGGAGAAGATTCTGCCGGCGCTGGCGCGCGGCGCCTGGGTGGTGTGTGACCGCTTTACCGATGCTACCTACGCCTATCAGGGCGGCGGGCGTGGCCTTGACGCTGAGCGCATCGCGATTCTGGAGCGCTTCGTGCAAAAAGGCATGACGCCGGATTTGACCCTGCTGCTGGATATGCCCGTGGAAGCCGCGTCGCGTCGCGTCAGCTCAAGGCTTGATGACCTGGGCGGCGAGCGCGACCGCTTCGAGCGCGAGCAGCGCGGCTTTTTTACCGCCGTGCGCGACGGCTACCTGACGCGCGCTGCCGCCGAGCCCGAGCGCTTTGCCCTGATTGACGCGGCGCAATCGCTCAGTGCGGTGCAGGCTCAGCTGGAAATCACGCTTGATCAGCGGACGGCCTTATGGCGCTAA
- the mltG gene encoding endolytic transglycosylase MltG has translation MKRIITALIVLIMLGLAGAAGGYAYWKSRLAEPLALTEPLLYQVPAGAGFNQVVADLGRRGVIADPWALRVLARVAPDQVPALRVGEYRLTPDMNSRDMMALLASNEVVTYSLTVPEGWTFAQMRGLLDSAKKLEHLTADMSNAEVMALLDADQDHPEGWFFPDTYQYHLGMSDADILRQSHQRMEKMLEAAWADRADGLTFDTPYEALIMASLIERETGAPDERREIAGVFKRRMKRGMRLQTDPTVIYGMGSRYDGNITHADLKEKTPYNTYVIDGLPPTPIALPGSAALEAAVNPLPGNTLYFVARGDGSHHFSRSLREHNNAVNRFIRGND, from the coding sequence GTGAAACGCATCATCACCGCGCTGATTGTACTGATCATGCTGGGCCTTGCCGGCGCTGCAGGCGGCTATGCCTACTGGAAAAGCCGCCTGGCCGAGCCGCTGGCGCTTACCGAGCCACTGCTGTATCAGGTGCCTGCAGGCGCCGGGTTCAATCAGGTCGTGGCAGACCTGGGGCGGCGCGGCGTCATTGCCGACCCCTGGGCGCTGCGCGTGTTGGCCCGAGTGGCGCCGGATCAGGTGCCGGCGCTGCGCGTCGGCGAGTACCGGCTCACGCCGGACATGAACAGTCGCGACATGATGGCGCTGCTGGCCAGTAACGAGGTGGTGACCTACTCGCTGACCGTGCCCGAAGGCTGGACCTTTGCCCAGATGCGCGGGCTTCTGGATAGCGCCAAAAAGCTCGAGCACCTTACCGCCGACATGAGCAATGCCGAGGTCATGGCGCTGCTTGACGCCGACCAAGACCATCCCGAAGGCTGGTTTTTCCCCGATACCTACCAGTACCATCTGGGCATGAGCGACGCGGATATTCTGCGCCAGTCGCACCAGCGCATGGAGAAGATGCTGGAGGCCGCGTGGGCCGATCGCGCGGACGGGCTGACGTTCGACACGCCCTATGAGGCGCTGATTATGGCCTCGCTGATCGAACGCGAGACCGGCGCACCCGACGAGCGTCGCGAGATTGCCGGCGTATTCAAGCGTCGTATGAAACGCGGCATGCGTCTGCAGACCGACCCCACCGTCATCTACGGGATGGGTAGCCGCTACGACGGCAATATTACTCACGCTGACCTGAAAGAAAAAACCCCTTATAACACTTACGTGATCGACGGGTTGCCGCCCACGCCGATTGCCCTGCCGGGAAGCGCAGCGCTTGAGGCTGCGGTGAACCCGCTGCCGGGCAATACGCTGTATTTTGTCGCCCGAGGCGATGGCTCGCATCACTTTTCGCGCAGCCTGCGCGAACACAATAATGCGGTAAACCGCTTTATTCGCGGTAACGATTAA
- the fabG gene encoding 3-oxoacyl-ACP reductase FabG — translation MTQEDTTQPRRVALVTGASRGIGRAVAHELGRQGRIVVGTATSESGAEKIDADLKSQGIEGAGMCLNVTEQASIDGVLKAIGERFGAPTILVNNAGITRDNLLMRMKEDQWDDVMDTNLKSVYRVSKACLRGMTKARFGRIVSISSVVATMGNAGQSNYAAAKAGMEGFSRALAREVASRAITVNAVAPGFIATDMTEALPEAQKEALLAQIPLTRLGEPDEIAAAVGFLTSDAAGYITGETLHVNGGMNMR, via the coding sequence ATGACACAGGAAGATACGACACAGCCGCGTCGAGTGGCGTTGGTAACCGGTGCTTCTCGGGGTATTGGCCGAGCGGTGGCTCATGAGCTGGGTCGCCAGGGCCGTATCGTCGTGGGCACTGCGACCAGCGAGTCAGGGGCCGAAAAAATTGATGCCGATCTCAAGAGCCAGGGCATTGAAGGCGCGGGAATGTGCCTCAACGTTACCGAGCAAGCCAGTATTGACGGCGTGCTCAAGGCCATCGGCGAACGCTTTGGCGCGCCGACGATTCTGGTCAATAACGCCGGTATTACCCGCGACAACCTGCTGATGCGCATGAAAGAAGATCAGTGGGACGACGTCATGGATACCAACTTGAAGTCTGTCTACCGGGTGAGCAAGGCCTGCCTGCGGGGGATGACCAAAGCGCGTTTCGGACGGATCGTCTCGATCAGCTCAGTGGTGGCGACCATGGGTAATGCGGGGCAAAGCAACTACGCCGCGGCCAAAGCCGGCATGGAAGGGTTTAGCCGTGCGCTGGCGCGTGAAGTTGCCTCGCGTGCGATTACCGTCAACGCCGTGGCGCCCGGCTTTATTGCCACCGACATGACCGAAGCGCTGCCCGAGGCGCAAAAAGAAGCGCTGCTGGCCCAGATACCGCTGACGCGCCTGGGTGAGCCTGATGAAATTGCGGCGGCCGTGGGCTTTTTGACCAGCGACGCTGCCGGCTATATCACTGGCGAAACGCTGCACGTTAATGGCGGCATGAATATGCGTTGA
- a CDS encoding PilZ domain-containing protein produces MLLSVYMPFLDRGGLFVATHHHYALGDAVVLIMALPGENEDLTVNGQVVWISPEGVSGRRRPGIGVHFSKQDYNVRDRIETLLAGQLDTAGPSLTL; encoded by the coding sequence ATGTTGCTGTCAGTGTATATGCCGTTTCTGGATCGCGGCGGACTTTTCGTGGCCACCCACCATCACTATGCGTTAGGTGATGCGGTGGTGCTGATCATGGCGTTGCCCGGGGAAAATGAGGATTTGACGGTTAACGGTCAAGTCGTCTGGATTTCACCGGAAGGCGTGTCCGGGCGGCGCAGGCCGGGTATCGGCGTGCATTTCAGCAAGCAGGACTACAACGTCCGCGATCGGATCGAGACCCTGCTGGCCGGGCAGCTGGATACCGCCGGGCCGTCTTTAACCCTGTAA
- the fabD gene encoding ACP S-malonyltransferase has translation MSQPLALMFPGQGSQQPGMLRELAERYSVVGTTFEEASEALGYDLWKVVQEGPEASLNATACTQPALLASSVAVWRVWQELEGPRPGVMAGHSLGEYSAMVCAGVIGFAEGIRLVRLRGEAMQKAVPQGEGGMAAILGLEDAAVEAACAKAAQGDVVSAVNYNAPGQVVIAGARDAVDRAIAACQEAGAKRALALPVSVPSHCELMRPAAERLSEAMADIKLRTPRYTVIQNVDAKAHADADTLRTRLIEQLYQPVRWSDCVLAMQEQGANVFVECGPGKVLTGLNKRIVRGSKGLAVNDPDSLDAALELARAEVASEA, from the coding sequence ATGTCTCAACCCCTTGCCCTCATGTTTCCCGGGCAAGGCTCTCAGCAGCCGGGAATGCTGCGGGAGCTGGCCGAACGCTACAGCGTGGTGGGTACCACTTTTGAAGAAGCGTCGGAAGCTTTGGGCTATGACCTTTGGAAGGTCGTTCAGGAAGGCCCGGAAGCATCGCTTAACGCTACGGCGTGCACGCAGCCCGCGCTGCTGGCGTCAAGCGTAGCCGTCTGGCGCGTCTGGCAGGAGCTTGAAGGGCCGCGGCCCGGCGTTATGGCGGGGCACAGCCTGGGTGAGTATAGCGCCATGGTATGTGCCGGCGTGATCGGTTTTGCCGAAGGCATTCGCCTGGTGCGCCTGCGCGGCGAAGCCATGCAGAAAGCCGTGCCTCAGGGCGAGGGTGGCATGGCCGCGATTCTGGGGCTGGAAGACGCCGCGGTAGAAGCGGCCTGTGCAAAAGCGGCTCAGGGCGATGTGGTCTCGGCGGTTAACTACAACGCCCCGGGACAGGTGGTGATTGCCGGCGCCCGGGATGCGGTGGATCGCGCCATTGCCGCCTGTCAGGAAGCTGGCGCCAAGCGGGCGCTGGCGCTGCCGGTGTCGGTACCGTCGCACTGTGAGCTGATGCGTCCGGCCGCCGAACGCCTGTCGGAAGCCATGGCCGACATCAAGCTGCGTACGCCGCGCTACACCGTCATTCAGAACGTGGATGCCAAGGCCCACGCGGATGCCGACACGCTGCGCACGCGTCTGATCGAACAGCTGTATCAGCCGGTACGCTGGAGCGACTGCGTGCTGGCGATGCAGGAACAAGGCGCCAACGTATTTGTTGAATGCGGTCCGGGCAAGGTGCTCACCGGGCTTAACAAGCGTATTGTGCGTGGCAGCAAGGGGCTTGCGGTGAATGATCCCGATAGCCTCGACGCCGCGCTGGAGCTGGCGCGAGCAGAGGTTGCCAGTGAGGCATGA
- a CDS encoding TatD family hydrolase, with amino-acid sequence MFVDSHCHLDRLSDKTHGGDVAATLDAARAAHVTQFLAVAVSLDDMPTLAALSREHDDVVISAGLHPLHTPETEPDANAIMDAATQHGAVAIGETGLDYHYRESVPADVQHARFEQHLIAARELGLPVIVHTREAKEDTLALLEKHVDPSVGGVLHCFTEDLDMARRAVGLGFYISLSGIVTFASATALRELARKLPLDRMLIETDSPYLAPVPYRGKPNEPAFVVNVAECLAAERGISVDELAMQTTANFYHLFRAAAPQASKQQRESLGKAGLV; translated from the coding sequence ATGTTTGTTGATTCTCACTGCCATCTCGACCGCCTTTCCGACAAGACCCACGGCGGCGACGTTGCCGCAACGCTAGACGCCGCCCGCGCCGCTCACGTCACCCAGTTTCTGGCCGTGGCCGTCAGCCTCGACGACATGCCGACGCTTGCCGCGCTGTCCCGGGAGCACGATGACGTGGTGATTTCCGCCGGCCTGCACCCGCTGCATACGCCGGAGACCGAGCCTGATGCCAACGCCATCATGGACGCCGCGACCCAACACGGGGCGGTCGCCATTGGCGAGACCGGGCTTGACTACCACTATCGTGAAAGCGTTCCGGCAGACGTTCAGCACGCCCGCTTTGAACAACACCTGATTGCCGCCCGCGAGCTCGGGCTGCCGGTTATCGTGCATACCCGCGAGGCCAAGGAAGATACCCTGGCGCTTCTGGAAAAGCACGTTGACCCAAGCGTTGGCGGAGTGCTGCACTGCTTTACCGAAGATCTCGACATGGCGCGCCGCGCGGTAGGGCTGGGGTTTTATATCTCGCTGTCCGGCATTGTCACTTTTGCCAGCGCCACCGCGCTGCGTGAGCTGGCGCGCAAGCTGCCCCTTGACCGCATGCTGATTGAGACCGATAGCCCCTATCTGGCGCCGGTGCCGTATCGGGGCAAGCCCAACGAGCCGGCCTTTGTGGTTAACGTGGCTGAGTGCCTTGCCGCAGAACGCGGCATCAGCGTAGACGAGCTGGCGATGCAGACCACGGCGAATTTCTACCATCTGTTCCGCGCGGCCGCCCCGCAAGCCTCAAAGCAGCAGCGCGAATCATTAGGCAAGGCCGGGCTTGTGTAA
- a CDS encoding ATP-dependent helicase has translation MELTSQQQAVIRHDGGHARVAAVAGAGKTTTMAARVLHLLAQGVAPRRMLVLMFNRSAREDFQRRLGLMAPAGQPLPDVRTFHSLGHRLTQSLCRWGALEPRRLLAADWQLERLLRQASLNVLEHERERRDAALEGDRLETLAHYCALVKAEMAEPEALYPRLDLDDDTDYFPAAFHEAERLLRAEGVMTYADLLYRPLRALEADDALRARVAGFLDHVIIDEYQDINAAQQRLLALLAGKKAAVMAVGDANQCIYEWRGAHPDTMLTDFTATFGQARDYPLSITFRHGHALALTANHAIAANQRRPDQLCLAADANPATRVSVGQGSRVLLDALADWQAKGRGLAETCLLVRSWALSVPFQLALLQAGLPFRLAREDRFVFRLPLVQALAGYLRLARQPALLHDPELLHLLLAQPTTFVARERLRRLASRLAETQNWPDRSDPLLAELKPMQRRTLKKRWALLCELPTLSAWPPAKLLRHVVNAVEAEKVLKRAAARRAKGEEDVRLLDVLIEQAENVPDADAFIELLQRPVQNQAGGVLISTVHAAKGLEWPLVAMAGVNEEDFPHYSRDNPLSNERLEEERRLFYVGVTRAQEELWLLHDGGGHRPSRFIGECAWQDSMAIAGRIAADMPADAPLPVADPGLAQCYLSALGRDDIALVESVRDASAPANAGAASSYFPGQRLRHAVFGEGEVAAVEGNSDDPVIDVRFLSAGRRRLVASRAPIEPLDAAGR, from the coding sequence GTGGAACTGACCTCACAGCAGCAGGCGGTGATCCGCCACGATGGCGGCCACGCGCGGGTCGCGGCAGTGGCGGGGGCGGGCAAAACCACCACCATGGCCGCGCGCGTGCTGCACCTGCTGGCACAAGGCGTCGCGCCAAGGCGCATGCTGGTGCTGATGTTCAACCGTTCGGCGCGGGAAGATTTCCAGCGCCGTCTGGGGCTCATGGCGCCGGCGGGGCAGCCGCTGCCCGACGTACGCACCTTCCATTCATTGGGCCACCGGCTGACCCAGAGCCTGTGCCGCTGGGGCGCGCTTGAGCCGCGCCGGCTGCTCGCCGCCGACTGGCAGCTGGAGCGCCTGCTGCGCCAAGCCAGCCTCAACGTGCTGGAACACGAGCGCGAACGCCGCGACGCCGCACTCGAAGGCGACCGCCTGGAAACCCTGGCGCACTACTGCGCACTGGTCAAAGCCGAAATGGCCGAGCCCGAAGCGCTCTACCCGCGCCTTGATCTGGACGACGATACCGACTATTTCCCCGCCGCGTTTCATGAGGCCGAACGCCTGCTACGCGCTGAAGGCGTGATGACCTACGCCGACCTGCTTTACCGGCCGCTGCGTGCGCTGGAAGCCGATGACGCGCTGCGCGCGCGGGTGGCCGGCTTTCTTGACCACGTTATCATCGACGAATATCAGGACATCAACGCCGCTCAGCAGCGGCTGTTGGCGTTGTTGGCGGGAAAGAAAGCCGCTGTCATGGCGGTAGGCGATGCCAACCAGTGCATTTACGAGTGGCGCGGTGCGCACCCTGACACCATGCTGACCGATTTTACCGCCACCTTTGGCCAGGCCCGTGATTACCCGCTGTCGATCACCTTTCGCCACGGCCACGCGCTGGCGCTGACGGCCAACCACGCCATTGCTGCCAATCAGCGCCGCCCCGACCAGCTGTGCCTGGCCGCCGATGCCAACCCCGCGACCCGGGTGTCCGTGGGGCAGGGCAGCCGGGTACTGCTCGATGCGCTGGCCGACTGGCAGGCCAAGGGGCGGGGGCTTGCCGAGACCTGCCTGCTGGTGCGCAGCTGGGCGCTGTCGGTGCCGTTTCAGCTGGCGTTGTTACAGGCCGGCCTGCCGTTTCGCTTAGCGCGGGAAGACCGCTTTGTGTTCCGGCTGCCGCTGGTGCAGGCGCTGGCCGGCTATCTCCGGCTCGCCCGCCAGCCAGCGCTGCTGCACGATCCCGAGTTATTGCACTTGTTGCTGGCGCAGCCGACGACCTTTGTGGCCCGGGAGCGGCTCCGGCGGCTAGCCTCCCGGCTGGCCGAGACGCAAAACTGGCCCGACCGCAGCGATCCGCTGCTGGCCGAGCTCAAGCCGATGCAGCGGCGCACGCTGAAAAAACGCTGGGCGCTGCTGTGCGAGCTGCCCACATTGAGCGCCTGGCCGCCGGCGAAGCTGCTGCGCCATGTGGTTAATGCGGTTGAGGCCGAGAAAGTGCTCAAACGCGCCGCCGCGAGACGCGCCAAGGGCGAAGAAGACGTGCGCCTGCTGGACGTACTGATCGAGCAGGCGGAAAACGTGCCCGACGCCGACGCCTTTATCGAACTGCTGCAGCGGCCGGTACAAAACCAGGCCGGCGGCGTGCTGATCAGCACGGTTCACGCCGCCAAAGGGCTTGAATGGCCGTTGGTCGCCATGGCCGGCGTCAATGAAGAAGATTTCCCCCACTACAGCCGCGATAATCCGCTTTCCAATGAGCGCCTGGAAGAAGAGCGGCGGCTGTTTTATGTGGGCGTGACGCGCGCCCAGGAAGAGTTATGGCTGCTTCATGACGGCGGCGGACATCGCCCCAGCCGCTTCATCGGCGAGTGCGCCTGGCAGGACAGCATGGCGATAGCCGGGCGGATTGCCGCCGATATGCCGGCTGACGCACCACTTCCCGTGGCCGACCCCGGCCTGGCACAATGCTATCTGTCCGCCCTGGGGCGCGACGATATTGCCCTGGTTGAAAGCGTGCGAGATGCCTCAGCGCCTGCGAACGCCGGCGCCGCGTCGAGTTACTTTCCTGGCCAGCGACTGCGTCATGCGGTGTTTGGTGAGGGTGAGGTGGCCGCGGTTGAGGGGAATTCTGACGACCCGGTCATCGACGTGCGATTTCTCAGTGCGGGCCGGCGGCG